A genomic stretch from Paraburkholderia dioscoreae includes:
- a CDS encoding DUF2889 domain-containing protein — MSAIPSDRSTRRVVHTRRIECIGFERSDGLFDIEGHIRDTKAEDSDLLFKTVPAGSPIHDMRIVVTIDSNLLIHRIEAHTDSSPSRFCTEINEAYARLEGVTIGAGFMKEVKSRLSGPKGCTHLTELLGPIATTAIQTLMGWRKAAPATSESADAAGSAQAHPMVDTCYAWRAGGDVVQFVSRRKQEPARGDALAAEATRPPDR, encoded by the coding sequence ATGTCTGCCATCCCATCGGATCGTTCAACGCGGCGGGTCGTGCATACCCGGCGTATCGAGTGCATCGGCTTCGAACGAAGCGACGGCCTGTTCGACATCGAAGGCCACATCCGCGATACGAAGGCCGAAGATTCAGACCTGCTCTTCAAGACCGTGCCGGCCGGCTCGCCGATTCACGACATGCGCATCGTGGTCACGATCGATTCAAACCTCCTGATCCATCGCATCGAGGCTCATACGGACTCCTCGCCGAGCCGCTTTTGCACGGAAATCAACGAGGCGTATGCCCGTCTCGAAGGCGTGACCATCGGCGCGGGGTTCATGAAAGAGGTCAAGAGCCGCCTTTCCGGTCCGAAAGGCTGCACGCATCTGACCGAACTGCTCGGCCCCATTGCCACGACGGCGATCCAGACATTGATGGGGTGGCGCAAGGCAGCGCCCGCCACGAGCGAGTCCGCAGACGCGGCAGGCAGCGCTCAGGCTCATCCAATGGTCGACACCTGTTACGCATGGCGCGCGGGCGGCGACGTCGTGCAATTCGTGTCGCGGCGCAAACAGGAACCGGCGCGAGGCGACGCGCTCGCTGCCGAGGCGACGCGGCCGCCAGACCGTTGA
- a CDS encoding aldehyde dehydrogenase family protein — MKTLNTFYIGGQWVEPSAGGTQTDIVNPATETLTGHLAMGTAQDADRAVAAARSAFPAWSESSRAERVALLERIVECYRARLDDIAEAVRIEIGAPITLCRHLQAAIGLSQLEAALETLRHFEFETHHEKSYVRREAVGVAALITPWNWPLNQIAAKVAPAIAAGCTVVLKPSEIAPLDAVIFAEIMHAAGTPPGVFNMIFGEGRVVGARLSSHADVDMVSITGSTRAGVEVAVSAALTVKRVAQELGGKSPLLILDDADLQQAVTSGVMQCMVNSGQTCVAPTRMLVPRERYDNAIAIAAEVANGIVVGDPADPATRMGPISNRAQYEKVQHMIRTGIEEGARVIAGGPGKPEGFAQGFYARPTVFADVSNGMKIAREEIFGPVLVMIPYDGEEHAIAIANDTEYGLAGYIATSNPDRARRVAARLRVGSVRINGAMLDITVPFGGYKTSGNGREYGREGLAEFLECKSVTG; from the coding sequence ATGAAAACGTTGAACACCTTCTACATCGGCGGCCAATGGGTCGAGCCGTCTGCAGGCGGCACGCAGACGGATATCGTCAATCCGGCCACCGAAACGCTGACCGGACACCTCGCAATGGGAACGGCGCAAGATGCGGATCGTGCCGTCGCCGCGGCGCGATCCGCCTTTCCGGCCTGGTCGGAATCGAGCCGCGCCGAACGGGTCGCGCTGCTCGAGCGGATCGTCGAATGCTATCGCGCACGGCTCGACGACATCGCCGAGGCGGTCCGCATCGAGATCGGTGCGCCCATCACGCTGTGCAGGCATCTGCAGGCCGCAATCGGCCTCTCGCAACTCGAAGCCGCACTGGAAACGCTGCGCCATTTCGAGTTCGAGACTCATCACGAAAAGAGCTATGTGCGCCGCGAAGCGGTGGGCGTCGCGGCACTGATCACGCCGTGGAACTGGCCGTTGAATCAGATCGCCGCCAAAGTCGCGCCGGCCATCGCCGCCGGTTGCACCGTCGTGCTGAAGCCTTCCGAAATCGCTCCGCTGGACGCTGTCATCTTCGCGGAAATCATGCACGCAGCGGGAACGCCGCCCGGCGTATTCAACATGATCTTCGGTGAGGGACGTGTGGTCGGCGCGCGGCTGTCGTCGCATGCCGACGTCGATATGGTATCGATTACCGGCTCGACACGCGCCGGCGTCGAAGTGGCCGTGAGCGCCGCGCTCACGGTCAAGCGCGTAGCCCAGGAACTCGGCGGCAAGTCACCCCTGCTGATTCTCGACGACGCCGATCTGCAACAGGCAGTGACAAGCGGCGTGATGCAGTGCATGGTCAATTCCGGACAGACCTGTGTCGCACCGACCCGCATGCTGGTGCCGCGCGAACGATACGACAACGCCATTGCGATTGCTGCGGAGGTGGCCAATGGGATCGTCGTCGGCGATCCAGCGGACCCGGCCACCAGGATGGGCCCGATCTCGAACCGCGCGCAATACGAGAAAGTCCAGCACATGATCCGGACCGGTATCGAGGAAGGCGCTCGCGTGATTGCCGGCGGTCCCGGCAAGCCGGAAGGATTTGCACAGGGCTTTTACGCGCGCCCAACCGTCTTCGCGGATGTCAGCAACGGCATGAAGATCGCCCGCGAGGAAATTTTCGGACCGGTGCTCGTGATGATTCCGTACGACGGCGAGGAACACGCCATTGCGATCGCCAACGACACGGAATACGGTCTTGCGGGCTATATCGCCACCAGTAATCCCGACCGGGCGCGCCGCGTGGCTGCGCGCCTGCGCGTGGGATCGGTGCGAATCAATGGCGCGATGCTCGACATTACGGTTCCCTTCGGCGGCTACAAGACATCCGGGAACGGGCGGGAGTATGGCCGGGAAGGGTTGGCCGAATTTCTCGAGTGCAAATCGGTGACGGGCTAG
- a CDS encoding porin gives MRFMSQSICGATLILAAGGAAAQSSVTLYGVADVFVQYLDNGGKHSYSERSGGSTGSLFGLKGSEDLGNGLKAVFDVETGFNINNGAFFADSSAMFYRQSWVGLKHDSYGQLSFGRQYQPSFWAVYFTDPFRGNEVMSPLAAADLASATDRSTLATQYVSGRTSNSIFYTSPDMRGVHVYAMYGMPTTVTQPVPVRSGAMVDLAASYSGYGFYAGVGYQYQHGSQESAPLVPSAPTLLTTFDLMGTEHFTGALAYRVGIVNFQFNYSYNRPKDAPAGAMVTVTPAVRLPLASLVHSYSIIELGATIQATPADVIEIAAIERDVRGVHDNTPGIEVGVDHSLSKRTSLYMRAGYLKNNGTANMSWPGVTGVATGSKQILAVLGMTHRF, from the coding sequence ATGCGTTTCATGAGTCAGAGTATTTGCGGGGCAACATTGATTCTCGCCGCCGGAGGAGCGGCGGCTCAATCGAGCGTGACGCTGTACGGGGTAGCGGACGTGTTCGTCCAGTACCTGGATAATGGCGGAAAACATTCGTATTCCGAACGAAGCGGCGGCTCAACCGGTTCCCTGTTCGGCCTGAAGGGGAGCGAAGACCTCGGTAACGGGCTGAAGGCTGTGTTCGACGTCGAAACCGGCTTCAACATCAACAACGGAGCGTTTTTTGCCGACAGCTCGGCGATGTTCTACCGGCAGTCGTGGGTGGGACTCAAGCACGATTCCTATGGCCAGTTGAGCTTCGGCCGTCAGTATCAGCCGAGCTTCTGGGCCGTCTACTTCACCGATCCGTTCCGCGGCAACGAGGTGATGTCGCCGCTGGCAGCGGCCGACCTCGCCAGCGCAACCGATCGCTCCACGCTCGCAACGCAGTACGTGTCCGGACGCACCAGCAATTCGATCTTCTACACGTCGCCCGACATGAGAGGCGTGCATGTCTACGCCATGTACGGGATGCCGACCACGGTGACGCAACCCGTGCCGGTTCGGTCCGGCGCGATGGTCGACCTGGCTGCGAGTTATTCCGGCTATGGTTTTTACGCCGGTGTCGGTTATCAATATCAACACGGATCGCAGGAGAGCGCGCCGCTGGTGCCCAGTGCCCCGACGCTGCTCACCACATTCGACCTGATGGGCACGGAGCACTTCACCGGCGCGCTGGCATACCGGGTGGGCATCGTGAACTTCCAGTTCAACTATTCGTATAACCGGCCAAAGGATGCGCCGGCAGGTGCGATGGTCACCGTCACGCCGGCCGTCAGGTTGCCGCTTGCTTCGCTGGTTCACTCGTACAGCATTATCGAACTGGGTGCGACGATCCAGGCCACGCCAGCGGACGTGATCGAAATCGCCGCCATTGAACGGGACGTGCGTGGGGTCCACGACAATACGCCGGGTATCGAAGTCGGCGTCGACCACAGCCTCTCCAAGCGTACGAGTCTTTACATGCGCGCGGGCTACCTGAAGAACAACGGCACGGCGAACATGAGCTGGCCTGGCGTCACGGGCGTGGCCACCGGTTCGAAGCAGATTCTTGCGGTGCTCGGCATGACGCATCGTTTCTAA
- a CDS encoding TauD/TfdA dioxygenase family protein: MQATESAPDSTVVRADSDDTWPFAVERYTPTIGAEIRGVDLRDPLDDETYAALRRALLKFKVLFFRDQDITPAQHVAMAKRFGELEIHPAFPHHPEHPELVILGRNDTKRGRENLYHSDVSWREIPSMGSMLRCVQCPEVGGDTMWINMVAAYDNLPDDVKTRIAGLNAVHDVLPLFGIAVPKEQHAAMRAKFPPVEHPVVRVHPETGEKILYVNEAFTTHLSNYGQLTAREYRVGFDYKLAEIDLLQYLFRQAQAPEYQVRLKWRPNTIAFWDNRSCQHYAVQDYFPAPRHMMRATVIGDRPVAA, encoded by the coding sequence ATGCAAGCAACAGAGAGCGCACCCGATTCGACAGTGGTGCGCGCCGATTCCGACGACACCTGGCCGTTCGCCGTCGAACGCTACACGCCGACCATCGGTGCGGAGATTCGCGGCGTCGATCTGCGCGATCCGCTCGACGACGAAACCTACGCTGCACTGCGCCGCGCACTATTGAAGTTCAAGGTGCTGTTCTTCCGCGACCAGGACATCACGCCGGCGCAGCACGTCGCGATGGCGAAGCGATTCGGTGAACTGGAGATCCATCCCGCGTTTCCCCATCATCCCGAGCACCCGGAACTGGTGATACTCGGCCGTAACGATACAAAGCGCGGCCGCGAAAACCTGTACCACTCTGACGTATCGTGGCGCGAGATTCCGTCGATGGGCTCCATGTTGCGATGCGTGCAATGCCCGGAGGTCGGCGGCGACACCATGTGGATCAACATGGTAGCGGCCTATGACAATCTGCCCGACGACGTGAAGACAAGAATCGCCGGCCTCAATGCGGTCCACGACGTCCTCCCGCTATTCGGTATTGCGGTGCCCAAGGAGCAGCACGCGGCAATGCGCGCGAAGTTTCCGCCCGTCGAGCATCCGGTTGTGCGAGTCCACCCCGAAACCGGCGAGAAGATCCTCTACGTCAACGAGGCGTTCACCACTCATCTGTCGAACTACGGCCAGTTGACCGCCAGGGAATATCGCGTCGGCTTCGACTACAAGCTCGCCGAAATAGATCTGCTGCAGTATCTGTTCCGCCAGGCCCAGGCGCCGGAATATCAGGTGCGTCTCAAGTGGCGTCCGAACACGATCGCCTTCTGGGACAACCGCTCGTGTCAGCACTACGCGGTCCAGGACTATTTCCCGGCACCGCGTCACATGATGCGTGCGACGGTGATCGGCGATCGTCCGGTCGCAGCGTGA
- a CDS encoding BON domain-containing protein — protein MNQNKVFTRVGGVLLVLASVNAQAQGSDAVPASGRSYASDVKAIKAADHALQKSVVRALSKTKGLRAATITVRAHNGVVILEGTVPEQAQVALATQAAEGVEGVKSVTNAVTLSTL, from the coding sequence ATGAATCAAAACAAGGTATTCACACGGGTGGGTGGGGTGCTGCTCGTTCTGGCGTCGGTTAACGCGCAGGCGCAGGGCAGCGATGCGGTCCCTGCATCAGGCCGCTCGTATGCATCGGACGTGAAAGCCATCAAGGCCGCTGATCATGCGCTTCAGAAGAGCGTGGTTCGCGCGCTGAGCAAAACGAAAGGGCTGAGGGCCGCCACGATTACGGTGCGAGCGCACAACGGCGTGGTGATACTGGAAGGAACCGTGCCAGAACAGGCGCAGGTCGCTCTGGCGACTCAGGCCGCTGAAGGCGTGGAAGGCGTAAAGTCGGTGACGAACGCCGTGACGTTATCCACGTTGTAA
- a CDS encoding LuxR C-terminal-related transcriptional regulator → MPQNSPPVDPRRSQRGAAESRADPRLIPPRDTARVVARERLLTQLLDSRRNRCVVLQGPAGCGKTSLLIAWREALLSLGFDIAWLTLAPEDNELAHFLDYLVASLAQVDPAMCHEAALLGGRGMDDEAVERTIIALVRGIATHSNDVVLVLDDLHHVANARNHEALQWLLDYAPANLHLVLVSRGTVPLSLGRPRDQGLVLELDMRDLRFTAAESDAFLRAQLGEIGQREARHMHELTDGWVAGLQLFAMRLKRKRQGTTDLAQSDPLANAQLLDARGFAAYFEREVLSRLAPSEVEMLVRMASCARVCAPLCIALIGDGQSPAEVRALLTRLENDNLFIAPIESSGSETWYRLNPLFRETLLERFRARSELHQREVHLAAWLWFRDHRQHDDAVRHALLAGEPAAAADLVLRVARTMQIEGDLRKLVGLIRLLPLAEVQARIGLRLWMLHLQLYAREFDACAAAIARLHADIPEGDTHSRYRLILLQAALAVQRDDTDEAISVLPHLRQIPAHADSLAVGGRNNLLSWIHMRRGEYDEARRVQSEAPQLLVDGVPLMGTSAGMLNGRCIAGFSYALEGKFIQVERISRDVLFEADQRGSAAAEAACFAAALLGEVLYEFNELEAARKLLEDRVDVLERVSIPDSVLRVLTVLSAVHWAEGHHLDAFAYLERLEEYATQYGLPRLIAHSVTEQIHRHLLSGQFDAAEAGLARLDMIAARAAGTVTDAATGTSAEIHAMTESSHINWSIAHEDFEGAAGRLQALIPFCEARGWQRHIAHFQMQAAVVDARRGRADAAREAVLAALRRGHRLGLVRSLLDADPGALDLITAVVQGEAHDPVLSFYVSRLNAAQKAASSSGAEPAVKPANRSAPPAAAETLSEREARVVGLLAQALPNKKIARTLGISPETVKWHLKNIYGKLSVTSRDEAVARVRDLELGSASVAGEETD, encoded by the coding sequence ATGCCGCAGAATTCCCCTCCCGTGGACCCACGCCGCTCCCAACGCGGCGCCGCGGAATCCCGAGCCGATCCCCGATTGATTCCGCCGCGCGATACCGCCCGCGTCGTCGCACGAGAACGTCTGCTGACCCAGCTACTCGACTCCCGGCGCAACCGTTGCGTCGTCCTCCAGGGCCCCGCCGGCTGCGGCAAGACGAGCCTGCTGATCGCGTGGCGCGAGGCCTTGCTTTCGCTCGGTTTCGATATCGCCTGGCTGACACTCGCGCCGGAAGACAACGAACTCGCGCACTTTCTCGACTACCTCGTCGCCAGCCTCGCCCAGGTCGACCCGGCGATGTGCCATGAAGCGGCCTTGCTAGGCGGCCGCGGCATGGACGACGAAGCGGTCGAACGCACGATCATCGCCCTTGTACGCGGCATTGCTACCCATTCGAACGATGTCGTGCTGGTGCTGGACGACCTGCATCACGTTGCCAATGCCCGCAATCACGAAGCATTGCAATGGCTGCTCGACTACGCGCCGGCGAATCTCCATCTCGTGCTCGTCTCGCGTGGCACGGTGCCCCTGTCGCTCGGACGTCCACGCGACCAGGGCCTCGTGCTGGAACTGGACATGCGCGACCTGCGTTTCACGGCCGCCGAATCCGACGCCTTCCTCAGGGCGCAGTTGGGCGAGATCGGCCAGCGCGAAGCACGTCACATGCACGAGCTGACTGACGGCTGGGTGGCGGGACTGCAACTCTTCGCGATGCGTCTGAAAAGAAAGAGGCAAGGCACAACGGACCTCGCGCAGTCCGACCCGCTCGCGAACGCCCAACTTCTGGACGCTCGCGGGTTTGCGGCGTATTTCGAACGCGAAGTGTTGTCGCGCCTCGCGCCTTCCGAGGTGGAAATGCTGGTCAGGATGGCGAGCTGCGCGCGGGTATGCGCGCCGCTGTGCATCGCGTTGATCGGCGACGGGCAATCGCCTGCCGAAGTACGCGCGCTGCTCACAAGACTGGAAAACGACAATCTGTTCATCGCGCCGATCGAGAGTTCCGGTAGCGAGACGTGGTATCGGTTGAACCCGCTCTTTCGCGAGACGCTGCTCGAGCGTTTTCGGGCACGCAGCGAACTGCATCAGCGCGAGGTGCATCTGGCGGCGTGGCTCTGGTTTCGCGACCACCGCCAGCACGACGACGCCGTGCGGCACGCCTTACTCGCGGGCGAGCCTGCGGCAGCCGCCGATCTAGTGCTGCGCGTTGCCCGGACCATGCAGATCGAGGGCGATCTGCGCAAGCTGGTCGGGCTGATACGTCTGCTCCCGCTCGCCGAAGTGCAAGCCCGCATCGGACTGCGCTTGTGGATGTTGCATCTGCAACTGTATGCGCGCGAATTCGACGCCTGCGCCGCGGCTATCGCGCGCCTGCACGCCGACATCCCCGAAGGCGATACGCATTCGCGCTATCGGCTCATCCTGTTGCAGGCGGCCCTCGCCGTCCAGCGCGACGATACGGACGAAGCGATATCGGTGTTGCCGCACCTGCGGCAAATCCCCGCGCACGCCGACAGCCTCGCCGTGGGCGGGCGCAACAACCTGCTGTCATGGATTCACATGCGCCGCGGTGAATACGATGAAGCGCGGCGCGTTCAGAGCGAGGCGCCGCAACTTCTCGTGGATGGCGTACCGCTCATGGGCACTTCGGCCGGCATGCTGAACGGCCGCTGCATTGCAGGTTTCAGCTATGCATTGGAGGGCAAGTTCATTCAGGTGGAGCGCATCAGCCGCGACGTTCTGTTCGAGGCGGATCAACGCGGCAGCGCCGCCGCCGAAGCCGCATGTTTCGCGGCGGCACTCCTCGGCGAAGTGCTGTACGAATTCAACGAACTGGAGGCGGCCCGCAAACTTCTGGAGGATCGCGTCGACGTGCTCGAACGCGTGTCCATTCCGGACTCCGTATTGCGTGTCCTGACTGTGCTGTCAGCGGTCCATTGGGCAGAGGGACACCACCTCGATGCGTTCGCCTATCTCGAACGCCTCGAAGAATACGCGACGCAATACGGTTTGCCTCGGCTCATCGCCCATAGCGTGACCGAGCAGATTCATCGGCATCTGCTGAGCGGTCAGTTCGATGCGGCGGAGGCCGGCCTCGCCCGGCTCGACATGATCGCGGCGCGTGCGGCGGGCACCGTGACGGACGCTGCGACCGGCACCTCGGCGGAAATCCACGCCATGACGGAGAGCTCGCACATCAACTGGAGCATCGCCCACGAAGATTTCGAGGGCGCCGCAGGCCGTCTTCAGGCGCTGATCCCATTCTGCGAGGCGCGCGGCTGGCAACGGCACATCGCGCACTTCCAGATGCAAGCTGCCGTGGTCGATGCGCGCCGCGGCCGGGCCGACGCCGCGCGCGAAGCCGTGCTCGCCGCGTTGCGCCGAGGTCACCGGCTGGGCCTCGTGCGCAGCCTGCTCGACGCCGATCCCGGCGCGCTGGATCTCATTACCGCAGTGGTGCAAGGCGAAGCGCACGATCCGGTTTTGTCCTTCTATGTGAGCCGGCTGAACGCGGCGCAGAAGGCCGCTTCGTCCAGCGGAGCGGAGCCGGCCGTCAAACCCGCCAACCGAAGCGCGCCGCCCGCTGCCGCCGAAACGTTGAGCGAGCGCGAGGCCCGGGTCGTCGGCCTGCTTGCGCAAGCGTTGCCGAACAAGAAGATTGCACGCACGCTCGGCATTTCGCCTGAGACCGTCAAGTGGCATCTGAAGAACATCTACGGCAAGCTCAGCGTGACGAGCCGCGACGAGGCGGTGGCACGCGTACGCGATCTCGAACTGGGCTCGGCCTCCGTTGCCGGCGAAGAGACGGACTGA
- a CDS encoding GMC family oxidoreductase, with the protein MIRPGNNAQSTMIAAEYDYVVVGAGSAGCAVAARLAEDLSVTVALLEAGPHDHHLSVWVPIGLASTVQKAGPRNYAYYTERQPGLDGRPSFQPRGRGLGGSSSINGMVYVRGHRNDYDEWAALGCTGWGYDDVLPYFRRSECNQRHAGRTDDPWHGGHGPLHVSDLRSPNPFSHRFVNAALQAGLPLNSDFNGAEQEGAGLYQVTQFNGERWNAARAYLHNGNAKDPDLNGGRLNLDVLPDAQVLRLVVEDKCARGVRVVRAGIEQTVRARREVVLSCGAFNSPQLLMASGIGPAGHLRSHGIDVIQDLPGVGENLQDHLDVIVNKQVKSNDLYGYSAGGLLRLASGMWRYRRDRSGMVSSNFAEAGAFVKTRPNLAVPDLQLAFVLALLGNRTVAKRSKLGHGYSCHAYILRPQSRGHVRLRSADMRDAPSIDPRFLSAEADMDALVAGVRIVRRIFAQPALAEAGGKELLTDDFGPDDSNEEAIRAFVRSHADSVFHPVGTCKMGIDAMAVVDPGLRVHGIEGLRVADASIMPTLIGGNTNAPAIMIGEKAADLIRADNRADNR; encoded by the coding sequence ATGATCAGACCTGGTAACAACGCTCAGAGCACAATGATCGCAGCAGAGTACGATTACGTCGTCGTAGGCGCAGGCTCTGCGGGCTGCGCCGTAGCCGCCAGACTGGCGGAAGACCTGTCGGTCACGGTCGCTCTGCTCGAGGCGGGTCCGCATGACCACCACCTGAGCGTATGGGTGCCGATAGGTCTGGCATCTACCGTGCAAAAAGCCGGTCCGCGCAACTATGCGTACTACACGGAACGCCAGCCCGGCCTTGACGGACGCCCTTCATTTCAGCCGCGCGGACGCGGCCTGGGCGGCAGTTCGTCGATCAATGGCATGGTCTACGTTCGCGGACATCGCAACGACTACGACGAATGGGCGGCCCTGGGTTGTACGGGTTGGGGCTATGACGACGTGCTGCCCTACTTCCGCCGCAGCGAATGCAACCAGCGCCACGCCGGACGCACCGACGATCCGTGGCACGGTGGCCACGGCCCGCTGCATGTCAGCGACCTGCGTTCGCCCAACCCGTTCTCTCATCGTTTCGTGAACGCCGCCCTGCAAGCGGGATTGCCGCTTAACTCGGACTTCAACGGCGCGGAGCAGGAAGGCGCCGGCCTTTATCAGGTCACGCAATTCAACGGCGAACGCTGGAATGCCGCGCGTGCCTACCTGCACAACGGCAATGCGAAAGATCCAGACCTGAACGGCGGCCGCCTGAACCTCGATGTTCTTCCGGACGCCCAGGTACTTCGCCTCGTCGTCGAGGACAAATGCGCGCGCGGCGTGCGCGTGGTGCGTGCCGGCATCGAGCAGACGGTGCGGGCCCGGCGCGAAGTCGTGCTCAGTTGCGGCGCCTTCAATTCGCCGCAACTGCTGATGGCTTCGGGCATCGGTCCGGCCGGGCATCTGCGCAGCCACGGCATCGATGTCATACAGGATCTGCCCGGGGTCGGCGAAAATCTGCAGGATCACCTCGATGTGATCGTCAACAAACAGGTCAAGTCTAACGACCTCTACGGCTACTCAGCGGGCGGCCTTCTGCGGCTCGCATCCGGCATGTGGCGTTATCGGCGCGACCGCAGCGGCATGGTCAGTTCCAATTTCGCGGAGGCAGGCGCCTTTGTGAAGACCCGCCCCAACCTGGCCGTCCCGGACCTGCAGCTAGCCTTCGTTCTCGCTCTGCTCGGTAATCGCACTGTGGCGAAACGTAGCAAGCTCGGACATGGCTACTCCTGCCATGCTTATATCTTGCGTCCGCAGAGCCGCGGTCATGTGCGTCTGCGTAGCGCGGACATGCGCGACGCACCGTCGATCGATCCGCGCTTTCTGTCAGCAGAGGCCGACATGGACGCGCTGGTCGCCGGCGTCAGAATCGTTCGCCGTATCTTTGCGCAGCCTGCGCTGGCCGAAGCGGGCGGAAAGGAACTGCTGACGGACGATTTCGGACCGGACGATTCGAACGAAGAGGCGATCCGGGCGTTCGTGCGCAGCCACGCCGACAGCGTCTTTCACCCGGTCGGCACGTGCAAGATGGGCATCGACGCAATGGCCGTGGTCGACCCGGGCCTGCGTGTGCACGGCATCGAAGGGCTGCGCGTAGCCGACGCGTCGATCATGCCGACGCTGATCGGCGGCAACACGAATGCGCCCGCCATCATGATCGGCGAAAAAGCCGCCGATCTGATCCGCGCCGACAACCGCGCCGACAACCGATAG